The following proteins come from a genomic window of Gimesia chilikensis:
- a CDS encoding DUF1559 domain-containing protein: MLRLISSESVTGKNRRGFTLIELLVVIAIIAILIALLLPAVQQAREAARRSQCKNNLKQLGLALQNYHDTHGVFPPGGVIGLCGGTPPTNLTGLQECTDQHSLGGNWLVYILPQMEQSSLWDNAAPVLNGRDPLDYMNNIFGHYAPAAYRCPSHPWDRRSNVAFRSLEHMSRGNYAANYGNGNLTESYTNTHGGIFTINSSISIRDIKDGTSNTLLTGELNYLNDNTSDARGAWVYSGMGGSAFSTGRNPNSTVADILPKCSNTAELPCTEANDGTQIAAARSQHTGGVQVGLADGSCRFISENISQTIYQALGTRANREVIDNF, encoded by the coding sequence ATGTTACGTCTGATTTCGTCCGAGTCCGTCACCGGAAAAAACCGTCGTGGTTTTACTCTGATCGAACTGCTCGTGGTCATCGCGATCATCGCTATTCTGATCGCGCTGCTGTTGCCCGCAGTGCAGCAGGCCCGCGAAGCTGCCCGCCGCAGTCAATGTAAAAACAATCTCAAACAGCTGGGCCTGGCCCTGCAGAACTACCACGACACACATGGTGTCTTCCCTCCTGGTGGTGTCATTGGTCTGTGTGGCGGTACTCCCCCCACCAACCTGACCGGTCTCCAGGAATGTACCGATCAGCACAGCCTGGGTGGTAACTGGCTGGTTTACATCCTGCCACAAATGGAACAGAGCTCGCTCTGGGATAATGCCGCGCCCGTGTTGAACGGTCGCGATCCCCTGGATTACATGAATAATATTTTCGGCCATTATGCTCCTGCGGCTTACCGTTGCCCCAGTCATCCCTGGGATCGTCGCAGCAATGTCGCGTTCCGTTCGCTGGAGCACATGTCCCGCGGTAACTACGCTGCCAACTACGGAAACGGCAATCTGACCGAATCCTACACCAATACTCATGGCGGCATCTTTACGATCAACTCTTCGATCAGCATCCGAGACATCAAGGATGGTACCAGTAACACCCTGCTGACCGGGGAACTGAACTACCTCAACGATAATACCTCCGATGCCCGTGGTGCCTGGGTCTATTCCGGCATGGGGGGCTCCGCCTTCAGTACCGGCCGTAACCCGAACAGCACTGTGGCAGACATTCTGCCCAAGTGCTCCAACACTGCCGAATTGCCCTGTACGGAAGCGAACGACGGAACCCAGATCGCCGCCGCCCGCAGCCAGCATACCGGGGGCGTTCAGGTCGGACTGGCCGACGGTTCCTGCCGATTCATTTCGGAGAATATCAGTCAGACCATCTACCAGGCCCTGGGCACCCGCGCCAACCGGGAAGTAATTGATAACTTCTAA
- a CDS encoding DUF1559 domain-containing protein has translation MLLRFSRPAGARTAVAVHRRGFTLIELLVVIAIIAILIALLLPAVQQAREAARRSQCKNNLKQLGLALQNYHDTHGVFPPGGVIGTCAGNPPTNISGSQECSGLSLGGNWLLYILPQMEQSSLWEKAAPILSGDKNPLDAMNNVFGHYAPAAYRCPSHPWDRRSNVAFRALEHMSRGNYAANYGSGNLTESYTNTHAGVFTINSAVGIRDIKDGTSNTLLTGELMYNNDNTSDARGAWVYSGMGGSAFSTGRNPNSTTADILASCSTTTELPCTAGNDGTQIAASRSHHTGGVQVGLADGSCRFISENISQAIYQALGTRANREVIDNF, from the coding sequence ATGCTTCTTCGCTTTTCGCGCCCTGCCGGCGCGCGTACTGCCGTTGCAGTACATCGTCGTGGTTTTACTTTGATCGAGTTGCTGGTGGTAATTGCGATTATCGCCATTCTGATTGCGTTACTCTTACCCGCTGTGCAGCAGGCTCGTGAAGCCGCACGTCGCAGCCAGTGCAAAAACAATCTCAAGCAGTTGGGACTGGCATTGCAGAACTATCACGATACGCACGGCGTCTTCCCTCCCGGTGGCGTGATTGGAACCTGTGCCGGAAATCCTCCGACTAACATTTCCGGCAGCCAGGAATGCAGTGGTTTGAGCCTGGGCGGCAACTGGTTGCTGTATATCCTGCCCCAGATGGAACAGAGTTCACTGTGGGAAAAAGCAGCTCCGATTTTGAGTGGAGACAAAAACCCCCTGGACGCGATGAATAACGTTTTCGGTCACTACGCACCTGCAGCCTATCGCTGCCCGAGCCATCCCTGGGACCGTCGTTCAAACGTCGCGTTTCGTGCTCTGGAGCACATGTCACGCGGCAACTACGCTGCCAACTACGGTTCCGGCAACCTGACAGAGTCTTACACGAATACCCATGCTGGTGTCTTTACCATCAACTCTGCAGTCGGAATTCGGGACATCAAAGATGGTACCAGCAATACGCTGCTGACCGGCGAGCTCATGTACAACAACGATAATACCTCCGATGCCCGCGGTGCCTGGGTTTATTCCGGCATGGGTGGTTCCGCTTTCAGTACAGGTCGGAACCCCAATTCAACAACCGCCGACATTCTGGCCAGCTGTAGCACCACTACCGAGCTGCCTTGTACCGCCGGAAACGACGGAACCCAGATTGCGGCTTCCCGCAGTCATCATACCGGGGGCGTCCAGGTCGGACTGGCCGACGGTTCCTGCCGGTTCATCTCGGAAAATATCAGCCAGGCCATCTACCAGGCTCTGGGAACCCGTGCCAACCGGGAAGTGATTGATAATTTCTAA
- a CDS encoding endonuclease/exonuclease/phosphatase family protein yields MLQSCRFSIPSFLNCSLWLAVISLVFSNSLDTQRAHAADSVRVLCYNIHYGQGTDGKYDVARLAKVIAQTKPDLVALQEVDVGVKRSSRVHEAQRLSEMTGLEVRFGPTQHYEGGLFGNAVLTRLPILDVMIQPLPYTESTPERVTYPRGAIVVTVKGPDGKPLRFISTHFQHNVPEDRVAEAKAINQYFASESEVPTILAGDMNARPEEEPIQVLLKRWTNAIDKDATPTAPATKPRSRIDYIFYRPAARFEVSETKVINEPLASDHRPVFAILKLTQE; encoded by the coding sequence ATGCTGCAGTCTTGCCGTTTCTCAATCCCCTCTTTTTTAAATTGTTCGCTCTGGCTGGCAGTCATCTCTCTCGTCTTCAGTAACAGCCTTGATACACAGCGTGCGCACGCCGCCGATTCTGTGCGTGTACTCTGTTACAACATTCATTACGGACAGGGAACTGACGGCAAATACGATGTAGCCCGGCTGGCGAAGGTGATTGCACAGACTAAGCCGGACCTGGTTGCCCTGCAGGAAGTCGATGTGGGTGTGAAACGATCCAGCCGCGTTCACGAAGCGCAGCGTCTGTCGGAAATGACGGGACTCGAAGTTCGCTTCGGACCGACGCAGCATTACGAAGGAGGGCTGTTTGGGAATGCAGTGCTGACCCGGCTGCCCATTCTGGATGTGATGATTCAGCCACTCCCCTACACCGAAAGTACGCCCGAACGGGTGACTTATCCACGCGGTGCAATCGTGGTGACCGTGAAGGGTCCCGATGGGAAGCCACTGCGATTCATCAGTACGCACTTTCAACATAATGTGCCTGAGGATCGGGTCGCGGAAGCCAAAGCCATCAATCAGTATTTCGCGTCTGAGTCTGAAGTCCCCACGATCCTGGCGGGAGACATGAATGCCCGCCCGGAAGAAGAACCGATTCAGGTACTGCTCAAACGCTGGACCAACGCCATCGATAAAGACGCGACGCCAACCGCGCCTGCGACGAAGCCCCGCTCCCGGATTGATTACATCTTTTATCGACCGGCGGCCCGGTTTGAAGTCAGCGAAACCAAAGTCATCAATGAACCGCTGGCCTCGGATCACCGTCCGGTGTTTGCCATCCTGAAACTCACACAGGAGTAA
- a CDS encoding c-type cytochrome, which yields MRNCLFWMCLIALLLTSVTQSVRGAEQQATPVSSIRVQPGFQVELLRSAQAGESSWISMTFDDRGRVILGLDDVGLGRLTLKDKTGKVTFEKIDDKLKHCRGVLYAHDSLYISETNGEGLHRFQDTNGDGQFDQRQLLKPLDYRSRFGHGSNQIVLGPDKNIYLVVGNDVSFPEGVSPQSPYRDPQNDQLLPNPHDAGQDDRVGYILKTDPAGKTWEILAGGFRNQVDIAFNPEGEMFTYDADMEWDIGQPWYRPTRINHIIPGGEYGWRWGTGKWPEYYADSLPSTLNTGLGSPTGMVFGTESHFPTRFKNAMYIADWQNGRILLVDLIPAGASYQCQYEVFLEGGPLNVCDMQFGPDGALYFITGGRGSQSGLYRVTPRADQSPTSQAPEISVQDRQQGEAARQLRRNLEPYLNSSVPEIDVLWTPLSSDDRWLRFTARKALEHQDVSRWRERALSETAPVAAIEALIALCHQGTPQDRDAVLTALNRIETSALSQEQLLALLRAYELCCIRLGKPMSAQAATIRARLRPLFPHATSSANHMLCELLVYLNDDSVVPRAMTLLADTSPQEDQIRTARALTQASQGWTPKTQRQFLAWLGTARHFTGGKQLTERLRDIRVDFLKLLSDKQQQEFSQEIAALDKPLEVEEVVPARPVVKDWQLTDLEPHLPAVTQNRSFKNARQALLAANCLKCHRIGSTGAQIGPDLSNVGKRFDSRAILESIIEPSKVMDPKYLYTVYVLSSGKIVTGRPVGVSKTTITVETDPIRQTTVPVLREEIEEAVLSKTSPMPASLINVLTQEDILDLLAYLKAGGDPGAAAFQQSN from the coding sequence ATGCGAAACTGTCTTTTCTGGATGTGCCTTATCGCACTGCTGCTCACGAGTGTCACTCAGAGTGTGCGCGGCGCAGAACAGCAGGCGACGCCGGTGAGTTCGATCCGCGTACAGCCCGGTTTTCAGGTGGAACTGCTGCGTTCGGCGCAGGCAGGAGAAAGCTCCTGGATCAGCATGACCTTCGATGATCGGGGACGCGTGATCCTGGGACTGGACGATGTCGGCCTGGGTCGGCTCACTCTTAAAGACAAGACCGGTAAGGTCACATTCGAAAAAATCGACGACAAGTTAAAACACTGTCGCGGCGTATTGTATGCCCACGACAGTCTGTATATCAGTGAGACGAACGGCGAGGGGCTGCATCGATTCCAGGATACGAATGGCGACGGTCAGTTCGATCAGCGGCAGTTGCTGAAACCACTGGATTACCGCAGCCGGTTCGGTCATGGCAGTAATCAGATCGTACTTGGCCCCGACAAAAACATCTATCTGGTCGTCGGCAACGATGTGTCGTTTCCTGAGGGAGTCTCCCCCCAGTCTCCCTATCGCGATCCGCAGAACGATCAGTTGCTGCCTAACCCGCACGACGCCGGCCAGGATGATCGCGTCGGCTACATTCTCAAGACCGACCCGGCTGGGAAAACCTGGGAGATTCTCGCGGGGGGATTTCGGAACCAGGTCGACATCGCCTTTAACCCCGAAGGAGAGATGTTTACTTACGACGCCGACATGGAATGGGATATCGGCCAACCCTGGTATCGCCCGACCCGCATCAATCATATTATTCCCGGCGGTGAGTATGGCTGGCGGTGGGGAACCGGTAAATGGCCCGAGTATTATGCAGACAGTCTGCCCAGTACGCTCAATACGGGGCTGGGTTCTCCGACCGGGATGGTCTTCGGCACCGAGAGTCACTTTCCGACCCGCTTCAAAAACGCCATGTATATCGCTGACTGGCAGAATGGACGCATTCTGCTCGTGGATCTGATTCCTGCGGGAGCCAGCTATCAGTGCCAGTATGAAGTCTTTCTGGAAGGGGGACCGCTGAATGTGTGTGACATGCAGTTCGGGCCCGATGGTGCGCTGTATTTCATCACCGGTGGTCGCGGCTCACAATCGGGCCTGTATCGCGTGACGCCACGAGCCGACCAGAGTCCGACTTCCCAGGCGCCCGAGATCAGTGTGCAGGACCGTCAGCAGGGAGAAGCCGCCCGGCAGTTGAGGCGGAACCTCGAACCATATCTCAACTCCTCAGTACCTGAGATCGACGTGCTCTGGACGCCTCTGAGCAGCGATGACCGCTGGCTACGGTTCACCGCCCGCAAGGCACTGGAACATCAGGATGTCTCCCGCTGGCGTGAACGGGCACTTTCAGAAACAGCGCCGGTCGCAGCGATCGAGGCGTTGATTGCCCTGTGCCATCAGGGAACCCCTCAAGATCGAGACGCGGTCCTGACAGCGTTAAATCGGATCGAGACCAGCGCGCTATCGCAGGAACAGTTACTGGCGTTGCTCCGCGCGTATGAACTCTGTTGTATTCGACTCGGCAAACCGATGTCAGCCCAGGCTGCGACAATCAGGGCGCGACTGCGGCCCCTGTTTCCGCATGCGACCAGCAGCGCGAATCACATGCTGTGCGAACTGCTGGTCTATCTGAACGATGATTCTGTCGTTCCCCGAGCCATGACGCTGCTCGCAGATACGTCGCCCCAGGAAGATCAGATCCGCACCGCCCGCGCCTTGACTCAGGCGTCCCAAGGCTGGACTCCGAAAACTCAGCGTCAGTTCCTCGCCTGGCTGGGAACAGCCCGCCACTTTACGGGAGGCAAGCAACTGACCGAACGGCTCCGCGATATTCGTGTCGACTTCCTGAAGTTACTCAGCGACAAACAACAGCAGGAGTTCAGCCAGGAGATCGCTGCCCTCGATAAACCGCTGGAAGTGGAAGAAGTGGTTCCCGCGCGGCCGGTGGTGAAAGACTGGCAACTGACCGACCTCGAACCGCACCTGCCCGCGGTGACACAGAACCGTTCCTTCAAAAATGCGCGACAGGCGTTGCTGGCGGCAAACTGCCTCAAGTGTCATCGGATCGGCTCTACGGGAGCGCAGATCGGTCCGGATCTCTCGAATGTCGGCAAACGCTTTGACAGCCGGGCGATTCTGGAATCGATTATTGAACCGTCCAAAGTGATGGATCCGAAATACCTTTATACTGTCTACGTCCTCAGCAGCGGGAAGATCGTGACCGGCAGGCCCGTGGGAGTCAGTAAGACCACCATCACGGTTGAAACCGATCCGATTCGTCAGACCACGGTGCCGGTGCTTCGCGAGGAAATCGAGGAAGCCGTGCTTTCGAAGACGTCGCCGATGCCTGCCAGCCTGATCAATGTGCTCACGCAGGAAGACATTCTGGATCTGCTGGCTTATCTCAAAGCAGGCGGCGATCCCGGGGCTGCTGCGTTTCAGCAATCGAATTGA
- the yaaA gene encoding peroxide stress protein YaaA: protein MLTVLSPAKSLNLDPQKQTTKYSAPEFLEEAETLVNKLKRMSRKALGELMSISDDLSELNHGRFNEWSRPFTTKNAKQAVLTFNGDVYQGLNASQFKARDLAYAQDHLRILSGLYGVLRPLDLMQAYRLEMGTSLKTRQGNSLYDFWGDKITESLKADLDQQKQRALVNLASNEYFKSVKPKQLGCPVITPVFKEIKDGKSRTIALFAKQARGRMAAWMIQNRIDAPEDLTGFNLDGYEYQPDESTDSKLTFSRPQPPPVGKK, encoded by the coding sequence ATGCTGACAGTACTTTCCCCAGCCAAATCACTGAACCTGGATCCCCAGAAACAGACGACCAAATACTCGGCTCCCGAATTCCTCGAGGAAGCCGAAACACTCGTCAATAAACTGAAGCGGATGTCGCGGAAAGCGCTGGGCGAACTGATGAGCATCAGTGACGATCTGTCCGAATTGAACCATGGTCGGTTCAATGAATGGTCGCGTCCGTTCACGACGAAGAATGCCAAGCAGGCCGTGCTGACGTTTAACGGGGATGTTTACCAGGGCCTGAATGCCAGTCAGTTCAAAGCCCGCGACCTGGCGTATGCCCAGGATCATCTGCGAATCCTGTCCGGTCTGTATGGCGTGCTGCGTCCGCTCGATCTGATGCAGGCCTATCGGCTGGAAATGGGAACCAGTCTGAAGACACGGCAGGGGAACTCGCTGTACGATTTCTGGGGCGATAAAATCACCGAGTCACTCAAGGCGGATCTCGACCAGCAGAAACAGCGGGCCCTGGTGAATCTCGCTTCGAATGAATACTTCAAGTCGGTCAAACCCAAACAGCTGGGCTGTCCGGTGATTACGCCGGTCTTCAAGGAAATCAAGGATGGCAAATCGCGGACGATCGCCCTGTTTGCGAAGCAGGCCCGCGGTCGGATGGCGGCCTGGATGATACAGAACCGCATTGATGCCCCGGAGGATCTGACCGGTTTCAACCTGGATGGCTACGAGTACCAGCCCGATGAATCGACTGACAGCAAACTGACCTTTTCCCGCCCGCAACCACCGCCGGTCGGAAAAAAATAA
- a CDS encoding methyltransferase, whose product MTEQALHQQLDQMITGYWTSQAIYAAAKLGIADLLVDNPQTAAQLAAATDTNAGALYRVLRALASIGIFEENEQQEFTLTPMAEFLRSDVPGSKRALAMMSGDEQFQCWSEIMYSVKTGKTSFDKVFGQPIFEYLSQHEDKGQIFDQAMMGIHGRETGEIMQAYDFSGIQTLVDVGGGNGSNIAHILQQYPEMQGVLFDLPHVVERAQPHIEAAGLSERCEIVGGNFFEAVPGNADAWFMRHIIHDWDDEKSLTILKNCHTAMPADAKLLVVESVIPAGNEPFAGKFLDLVMLMIPGGKERTAEEYRSLFAEAGFELTRVIPTESELSIIECVKQ is encoded by the coding sequence ATGACGGAGCAGGCACTGCATCAGCAACTGGACCAGATGATTACCGGCTACTGGACGTCCCAGGCCATTTATGCAGCGGCGAAACTGGGAATCGCCGACCTGCTGGTCGACAACCCTCAGACTGCGGCCCAACTGGCGGCTGCTACCGACACGAATGCCGGCGCCCTGTATCGGGTGTTGCGTGCCCTGGCCAGCATCGGGATCTTTGAAGAAAACGAGCAGCAGGAATTCACGTTGACGCCGATGGCGGAATTTCTGCGGAGTGATGTCCCCGGTTCCAAGCGGGCGCTGGCGATGATGTCGGGGGATGAGCAGTTCCAGTGCTGGAGCGAGATCATGTACAGCGTAAAGACCGGGAAGACCTCATTTGATAAGGTCTTTGGGCAGCCGATCTTCGAATACCTGTCTCAGCATGAAGACAAAGGCCAGATTTTCGACCAGGCGATGATGGGCATTCATGGCCGGGAAACTGGAGAGATCATGCAGGCCTACGATTTCTCAGGCATTCAAACCCTGGTTGACGTGGGCGGCGGAAACGGATCGAACATTGCCCACATTCTGCAGCAGTACCCCGAGATGCAGGGTGTTCTGTTCGACCTGCCCCACGTTGTCGAACGGGCCCAGCCACATATCGAGGCAGCGGGACTGAGTGAGCGGTGCGAAATTGTGGGAGGCAACTTCTTTGAAGCGGTTCCCGGGAACGCGGATGCCTGGTTCATGCGGCACATCATTCATGACTGGGACGATGAAAAGTCGCTCACGATTCTCAAAAACTGTCACACCGCGATGCCGGCAGACGCTAAACTGCTGGTTGTGGAAAGTGTGATCCCGGCAGGTAACGAACCGTTCGCCGGCAAGTTCCTGGACCTGGTGATGCTGATGATTCCCGGTGGCAAGGAACGGACGGCCGAAGAGTATCGCAGCCTGTTCGCCGAGGCGGGCTTTGAGCTGACGCGCGTCATCCCGACAGAATCCGAGCTGAGCATTATCGAATGTGTTAAGCAATAG
- a CDS encoding methyltransferase — MTDETHPQQLERMITGYCISQSIYAAAKLEIADQLAAGPRTAAQLAEATQTDADSLYRLLRALASVGIFAENEQGAFSLTPLAEPLRSDHPESKQACAIMNGEDQFRPWCEIIYSLQTGKPAYNKIWGTSVFEFLAEHPEQAQIFDRAMTGIHGRGNDSILDAYDLTDTRVLADVGGGNGLHLAGILQANPHLHGLLFDVPHVVERAQTQIDQAGLSDRCQLVGGDFFQSLPQGPDAILLRHIIHDWNDEQSLRILKNCHAALPDGGKLLILESVIQPGNAPFWGKFVDLIMLLVTGGRERTAKEFRLLYERAGFELTQIVPTSSDLSIVEGVKR, encoded by the coding sequence ATGACCGACGAAACCCATCCGCAACAACTGGAGCGGATGATTACCGGCTACTGTATTTCCCAGAGTATCTATGCCGCTGCCAAACTGGAAATCGCCGATCAGTTGGCCGCGGGTCCCCGGACCGCGGCACAACTGGCGGAGGCGACGCAGACCGATGCGGACTCGCTGTACCGTCTGCTCCGCGCCCTGGCCAGTGTGGGGATCTTTGCGGAAAACGAACAGGGGGCCTTCTCCCTCACGCCGCTGGCGGAACCGTTGCGGAGTGATCACCCGGAATCCAAACAGGCCTGCGCGATCATGAATGGCGAAGACCAGTTCCGGCCCTGGTGCGAAATCATTTACAGCCTGCAGACCGGGAAACCGGCTTACAACAAGATCTGGGGAACATCGGTATTTGAGTTTCTGGCCGAACACCCGGAGCAGGCGCAGATCTTTGACCGGGCGATGACCGGCATCCATGGTCGCGGGAACGATTCGATCCTGGATGCCTATGATCTCACTGATACCCGGGTTCTGGCGGATGTCGGCGGGGGCAATGGTCTGCACCTCGCTGGAATTCTGCAGGCGAACCCTCATCTGCATGGTCTGCTGTTTGATGTTCCGCATGTCGTCGAACGGGCCCAGACCCAGATCGACCAGGCCGGTTTGTCCGATCGCTGCCAGCTGGTCGGTGGTGACTTTTTCCAGTCACTGCCACAGGGACCAGATGCAATTCTTCTCCGGCACATCATTCACGACTGGAACGACGAACAATCACTCCGCATTCTCAAGAACTGTCATGCGGCCCTGCCGGACGGGGGTAAGCTGTTGATCCTGGAGAGTGTCATCCAGCCGGGCAATGCACCTTTCTGGGGGAAGTTCGTGGACCTGATCATGCTGCTGGTCACAGGGGGCAGAGAACGGACGGCCAAAGAATTCCGTCTGCTCTATGAGCGGGCCGGCTTTGAACTGACGCAGATTGTGCCGACTTCGTCCGATCTCTCGATTGTGGAAGGCGTCAAACGCTGA
- a CDS encoding transporter: protein MRSLPCLILLCLDFCCAQAGDAAAEPLLIEQSEFGKALTETESAALPVAPVTGLYFAPCCGTLFQWNAGPECSGGPQLDKPLQTDRPNFTSTSVTVGKGVTQIESGYTYLKSNEGGQDVRYQSFGEFLWRQGILADWLEFRVGFSPLQQTAQIGTYHNSTFGTQDLDLALQFALTPQAGILPEMALITSMSVPTGSPAFTSQHVEPGVDLIYAWQLNQIVSVAASTQGYADIDTSGKYFLEMAQSCSVNYTLNSQLSAFTEWFVLIPSGARTARTEHYFDAGFTFLINNNVQLDWSAGVGLSEGASDFFAGAGLSVRFP, encoded by the coding sequence TTGCGCAGCTTACCCTGCCTGATATTGCTGTGTCTCGATTTCTGCTGCGCACAGGCAGGTGATGCCGCAGCTGAGCCGTTGCTCATCGAGCAGAGTGAATTCGGCAAAGCACTCACCGAGACAGAATCAGCGGCCTTGCCGGTCGCGCCGGTCACGGGGCTCTACTTTGCCCCCTGTTGTGGCACCCTGTTTCAGTGGAACGCGGGCCCGGAATGTTCGGGCGGCCCTCAGCTGGACAAACCGCTGCAGACCGATCGCCCCAACTTCACCTCCACTTCGGTGACCGTTGGAAAAGGCGTAACCCAGATTGAATCGGGTTACACGTACCTGAAAAGTAACGAGGGGGGACAGGACGTCCGCTATCAGTCCTTTGGCGAGTTCCTCTGGCGACAGGGAATCCTGGCAGACTGGCTGGAGTTTCGCGTCGGCTTTTCGCCCCTGCAACAAACAGCACAGATCGGCACGTACCATAACAGCACCTTCGGCACACAGGATCTGGATCTGGCACTGCAGTTTGCCTTAACCCCTCAGGCAGGCATTCTGCCCGAAATGGCGCTGATTACATCGATGAGTGTGCCGACCGGGAGCCCGGCCTTTACGTCTCAGCATGTGGAACCGGGCGTCGATCTGATCTATGCCTGGCAACTGAACCAGATTGTCTCCGTCGCTGCATCCACGCAGGGCTATGCAGATATCGACACCAGCGGCAAGTACTTCCTGGAGATGGCCCAGTCCTGCTCGGTCAATTATACGTTGAACAGTCAACTCAGCGCATTTACCGAATGGTTCGTGCTGATTCCCAGCGGCGCCCGTACCGCCCGCACGGAACACTATTTTGATGCCGGGTTCACCTTCCTGATCAATAACAATGTGCAGCTCGACTGGAGTGCGGGCGTCGGTCTGAGCGAAGGCGCGTCCGACTTCTTCGCCGGTGCCGGTCTTTCTGTCCGCTTTCCCTGA
- a CDS encoding glycerophosphodiester phosphodiesterase, with product MLRPCRLLMMTVLLCLTLFHCVTGAEPLIVAHRGLLKVAPENTLANFRACLELRLGFEFDVQRTRDGHLICLHDTTVNRTTDGTGKVADLTLAEIQKLDAGSWFDSQFTGERVPTIDEVLELVSRYRQHEILVAVDFKDADVEQDVVRLAEKHAVLSKLIFIGRTIQESEVRDNLKAASPKAETAAVANNAGEFKDALGAGNADWVYLRYLAPASEIQQVHQAGKRTFIAGPTVSGDLPANWRRITAAGVDAILTDYPLQLRLALKQQQ from the coding sequence ATGTTACGCCCCTGCCGACTGCTGATGATGACTGTGCTGTTGTGTCTGACTCTGTTTCACTGCGTAACGGGAGCCGAACCGCTGATTGTGGCTCACAGGGGGCTGTTGAAAGTCGCGCCGGAAAACACGCTGGCCAACTTCCGGGCCTGCCTGGAACTGCGACTCGGTTTTGAATTCGATGTGCAGCGAACCCGAGACGGCCACCTGATCTGCCTGCACGACACGACCGTCAACCGCACTACCGACGGCACCGGAAAGGTAGCGGACCTGACGCTGGCGGAGATTCAGAAGCTGGACGCAGGCAGCTGGTTTGACAGTCAGTTCACGGGCGAACGGGTGCCAACGATTGATGAAGTTCTGGAGCTGGTTTCCCGCTATCGTCAGCACGAGATTCTGGTCGCCGTCGACTTTAAAGATGCGGACGTGGAACAGGATGTGGTACGACTGGCCGAAAAACATGCAGTACTGTCAAAGCTGATCTTTATCGGTAGAACGATTCAGGAATCTGAGGTCCGCGACAATCTCAAAGCGGCTTCCCCGAAAGCGGAGACCGCAGCAGTGGCTAATAATGCGGGCGAATTCAAAGACGCGCTCGGTGCGGGTAATGCAGACTGGGTTTACCTGCGGTACCTCGCACCGGCCAGTGAAATTCAGCAGGTACACCAGGCGGGCAAACGCACGTTTATCGCTGGACCGACGGTCAGCGGCGATCTGCCTGCCAACTGGCGGCGGATCACCGCGGCGGGCGTGGATGCGATTCTGACTGATTATCCACTTCAGTTGCGACTCGCGTTGAAACAGCAACAGTGA
- a CDS encoding MarR family winged helix-turn-helix transcriptional regulator, which produces MSPLGLEDQVIVALRRITRAIDLHSRNLMQEIGLTAPQLAALQTIARRQPITVGALAKSIHLSQATLTGILSRLESRHLVSRSRRGADKRTVVVELTDEGQAMLKNAPSLLQDRFRRELLTLQQWEQTQMLATLQRIATMMDAEDIDASPVLSAGDVSSHTGPAEPDTDAFHEQQNLDSHS; this is translated from the coding sequence ATGTCGCCGTTAGGACTTGAGGATCAGGTTATCGTGGCCCTGCGTCGCATCACGCGTGCGATCGATTTGCATTCGCGAAACCTGATGCAGGAAATCGGACTGACTGCCCCGCAACTGGCAGCGCTGCAGACGATTGCGCGGCGACAGCCGATTACGGTTGGGGCGCTGGCGAAATCGATTCATCTGAGCCAGGCGACGCTGACGGGAATTCTGAGTCGACTGGAATCACGGCACCTGGTCTCCCGCTCCCGTCGTGGAGCGGATAAGCGGACCGTGGTGGTGGAGTTGACAGACGAAGGCCAGGCAATGCTCAAGAACGCGCCGTCGCTGCTGCAGGATCGCTTTCGTCGTGAACTGTTGACACTGCAGCAATGGGAACAGACGCAGATGCTGGCTACGCTGCAGCGGATCGCTACGATGATGGACGCGGAAGATATCGATGCTTCTCCCGTGCTGTCGGCGGGTGATGTCTCGTCTCATACCGGACCGGCAGAACCGGATACCGACGCGTTTCACGAGCAACAGAACCTGGATTCCCACTCCTGA